TGAGCCAGTACAAGGGCCTTCCCTATCGCGACACCCGCTATCAAGGCGGTCCACAGAAAATCCCAGGTCGGGTCTTGTGTGCCTACTATGATCTGGGTGGCGAAGGAGTCGCATATCACGATACCGACCCGCAGAATCACGGCAGTGGAGAGTTAAATCCGGCCGATGGGACCTACCTCAATGAATTTCGCATTCATGAGGGGGTGGATACTTCCTATACGAAGTTCGACCGGAAGCCGGACTCAATTGACGACAACCCCTTCGACAAGATTGTTCCTCCTCGAGACTTGCCTTACGTCGGTTGGACTGAACCTGGAGAGTGGTTCAACATAACCGTTGACGCGGCGCGCGAGGGAACCTACGATGCAGGCTTTCTTTACACCTCCAACCGTGGCGGAACAATCTCAATAGACGTAAATGAAAAAGAAGCAACCGGGCCGCTGCAGGTCCCAACGACATATGACCCTGCAGATCCCGTGGCCTGGCGTCAGTGGCACCATTGGAACTTGGCTTCGAGTTTCTTCAAGATTCGCCTTAGCAAGGGGAAGAATATCCTTACTGTGCACATCCTGACCGGAGGCAACATGAATTTGGCCTATTTTGACTTCAAACAGGATTAGTTACGAATGTGATGCTAATTGTTACATCTCGGCTTTCACGTTTATGACTGGTTGCAACGACCTTGCCAGCCTGATAGTCGGAGATCCCCGGCACTCCGCTGCGGCATCCGCTAAACAGACGATGGTGGATCTTGTCAATCGCCATCGAGACCGGCTGCTTGCAGGGGGCGGTGGACCATCGGCGCTCAACTGTGGCGGCCTTCGCGTCGATTTCGACTACCCCGCTTATATCTGTGAGATTCGCATATACCTTCCCGTCGCCGGCTGAAGCGCGATATTCCGGCTTGCCGCCACCTGCGGAAATTCTTTCAAGAGATGCTGCTGCTCGGAATGGACAGACAATCAATTTACCAAGCGTGGCTGAAGATTCCCTGAAGGAGCAAGACATTTCCCCCCATCTTCAGCGTATCTTCAGATTCGCTCGCTAGAATCACGGTTGGAGTCCCCGGGAGCATCCGGACCATCGCAGGGCGGTTGAGCAGCTAGCTGGAAGGTTCATTTTCTCCGATTGCCCTTCGCCACGCAGGAAACAGGGTGCCAGGGCAGCAAGCTTCACGACGAGGCCGGCAGTCGCTAGCAGATACCTATTTTCTATGTGCTGAGGTCCCCTACTGCATGGTGTCCCGTGTTCTGGCAATGGCTTTCTTTTTCTGGATCTTCTCTGGCTCCCTGTTGGCACAGGCCGCAATTTCTCCGCTTCCATCCGCCTCGCCGCAGCCTCCGTCCGAACCCCACACCATTGCATTGACAATTCCTGCCGGCACCTCATTGCAGATAGCCCTCGACAAGGAGGTGCGAGTCCGGAAGGTCGGCGAACCTATCACAGGGCGTGTCATGCAGCCCGTCTATGTCTTCGATCGTCTGGTCATTCCTGTGGGCGCGGTCGCAACCGGGAGGATATCGAGGATTGATGCCATTCCGGCCCGCACGCGAGCTCTGAGCGCTCTGAATGCCGATTTCACTCCGTCTCATAAGGTCGATGTGGAATTCGACGAACTCACTCTGCCGGACGGCCATCCTATCGCCCTGCACGCAACCATCGTTCCCGGGTCGGGGCAGGTCATCCGGCTCGTGACCGCGGACCAGCACAAAAAGAATGCTGTAAAAGATGCCACTACTCAAAAGATGGATCAGGCTCGCGCTCAGTGGAACAATGCCATGAAGCAGGTGGAGGCGCCCGGTCGTATGCATCGCTTCATGCGCTATGCTGTGGCGCAGCTTCCAGCGCACCCGCAGTACATCGACGCCGGGACCCTCTACTCAGCGGAACTGTCGCAGCCACTCGACTTCGGTAGTGAAGTTGTCTACTCCGATAGGCTTTCTGCCATCGGGACCCAGCCCCCGCCCGGAAGCCTTGTTCACGCCGTCCTGCTGACTCCATTGAACTCGGCCACCACCCCGAAGAGCTTCGATGTGGAAGCAGAGCTTTCACAACCGCTTTTCGACCAGGAGCGCCTGATCCTTCCTGCCGGAACTCGTCTCCGCGGAGCCGTGCTTCAGGTGCGGCGGGCCAAAAGCCTACATCGCAACGGACAACTGCGCATCTCCTTCCGCGAAGTCGTCCTTCCGAACGGAGCGGTTCAGCCGGTGGACACCCGACTCCAGGGCGTTCAGTCCGACTCGGCAGACAATGCCCAGCTTGATGCCGAAGGCGGTGTCAAATCTACCCCCTCGAAGACCAGATACCTCTCAACCGGCGCGTCCGTGGGTTTGGCCCTGATCGGAAGCGGAGGTCGGAACGACGTCGGAGACGCAAGTCCGATCGCAGGCGGCGTAACAGGATTCAAGCTCATCGGATTGATCGTAGGCGTCGCCTTTCGTTCTCACACCTACGGCATTCTCATGAGCGCGTACGGCGGGAGCCGGTCCATCTATAACAACTTTCTCGGAAAGGGACGAGAGATCGTCTTTCCGAAAGACACCGTGATGGAGATCGGCTTCGGCAATAGAACGTCGCTTCCCATGCCCGGCGTGAACCCGGGAGAAACAAAATGATGAAGGCGTCCCTTCCGTTGGCGTTCTTCACAATTCTGATCGCAGGCTCAACGTCCATGGACGCGCAGAGCGGCGCGACTGCCATATCAAGTCAGCCTTCCAAGCTTGGCTCATCCGGTCCGTACACGCTGCATGTCAACGCCGAAGAAGTCGTCCTGAACTGCACTGTTCTCAATGACAAAGGAGAACTCGTCAACGACCTGACCAAGAACAACTTCAAGGTATTCGAAGACAAAACCATCCAGACGATCATCTCTCTGCAGCACCTGGACACTCCTGTTTCGATAGGCCTACTGATCGATGATTCCGGCTCGATGAGCAGCAAGCGAACTGCCGTCTCCTCTGC
This portion of the Acidicapsa acidisoli genome encodes:
- a CDS encoding carbohydrate-binding protein, with amino-acid sequence MSRRVFAMCLTAASMLATNAFCQSFLSQYKGLPYRDTRYQGGPQKIPGRVLCAYYDLGGEGVAYHDTDPQNHGSGELNPADGTYLNEFRIHEGVDTSYTKFDRKPDSIDDNPFDKIVPPRDLPYVGWTEPGEWFNITVDAAREGTYDAGFLYTSNRGGTISIDVNEKEATGPLQVPTTYDPADPVAWRQWHHWNLASSFFKIRLSKGKNILTVHILTGGNMNLAYFDFKQD
- a CDS encoding TrbI/VirB10 family protein, with amino-acid sequence MVSRVLAMAFFFWIFSGSLLAQAAISPLPSASPQPPSEPHTIALTIPAGTSLQIALDKEVRVRKVGEPITGRVMQPVYVFDRLVIPVGAVATGRISRIDAIPARTRALSALNADFTPSHKVDVEFDELTLPDGHPIALHATIVPGSGQVIRLVTADQHKKNAVKDATTQKMDQARAQWNNAMKQVEAPGRMHRFMRYAVAQLPAHPQYIDAGTLYSAELSQPLDFGSEVVYSDRLSAIGTQPPPGSLVHAVLLTPLNSATTPKSFDVEAELSQPLFDQERLILPAGTRLRGAVLQVRRAKSLHRNGQLRISFREVVLPNGAVQPVDTRLQGVQSDSADNAQLDAEGGVKSTPSKTRYLSTGASVGLALIGSGGRNDVGDASPIAGGVTGFKLIGLIVGVAFRSHTYGILMSAYGGSRSIYNNFLGKGREIVFPKDTVMEIGFGNRTSLPMPGVNPGETK